From the Candidatus Effluviviaceae Genus V sp. genome, one window contains:
- a CDS encoding MlaE family lipid ABC transporter permease subunit encodes MFVSFGRAVIDLVSEVGYSGVLLWRSILAMRMIPRSVRLILEQMRRIGVESLPLVVMTSVFTGAVAAVQAAYQLMEFVPQIYIATAIYKSVVIELGPVLTSLVVGGRVSASIAAELGTMRVTEQIDAMDAMAIDPVRYLAMPRLVAALIMLPVLTVFADVLAISGGFFVSYASLEISPKTFVDGMKLLFFAHDVFGGLIKAFVFGGLIALMGTAAGFRTVGGAVGVGLSATKAVAASCVLVLIGNYVLAILLFQIIFD; translated from the coding sequence ATCTTCGTTTCGTTCGGACGGGCCGTCATCGACCTCGTCAGCGAGGTGGGATACTCGGGCGTCCTTCTGTGGCGTTCCATCCTCGCGATGAGGATGATTCCTCGTTCGGTTCGCCTCATCCTCGAGCAGATGCGCCGCATCGGCGTGGAGTCGCTCCCTCTCGTCGTGATGACGTCGGTCTTCACCGGGGCGGTCGCTGCCGTTCAGGCGGCGTATCAGCTGATGGAATTCGTCCCGCAGATCTACATCGCGACGGCCATATACAAGTCTGTCGTCATCGAACTCGGCCCCGTCCTCACGTCGCTCGTCGTCGGGGGTCGCGTCAGCGCTTCGATCGCGGCCGAACTCGGAACGATGCGCGTCACCGAACAGATCGACGCCATGGACGCCATGGCCATCGACCCGGTGCGCTATCTGGCGATGCCGAGACTCGTGGCCGCACTCATCATGCTGCCGGTCCTGACCGTCTTCGCCGACGTTCTGGCCATCAGCGGAGGCTTCTTCGTCAGCTACGCCTCGCTCGAGATCTCGCCCAAGACGTTCGTCGACGGGATGAAGCTGCTCTTCTTCGCCCACGACGTCTTCGGCGGCCTGATCAAGGCGTTCGTCTTCGGCGGTCTCATAGCGCTCATGGGCACGGCCGCGGGATTCAGAACGGTCGGCGGGGCCGTGGGCGTCGGGCTCTCGGCGACGAAGGCGGTCGCCGCGAGCTGCGTGCTCGTTCTCATCGGGAACTACGTCCTGGCCATCCTGCTGTTCCAGATCATCTTCGACTAG
- a CDS encoding ATP-binding cassette domain-containing protein gives MATQPVIEVRDLRKSFGDHEVLKGVSLSVDDGQTLVVLGPSGCGKSVLLKHIIGLMKPDSGTIFFEGQDITEMDHRELSKIRTGFGMVFQGAALFDSMTVGENVGLPLREHRGMRDPELSRIVEEKLGLVGLEGISTLYPSEISGGMKKRVALARAVALDPDVILYDEPTTGLDPVMAEQINELIRSIQKKVNATSIVVTHDLHSACFTGDRVALMTEGAIAFSGTTDELTTTDNPAVRNFIARGHPERSRSWTDGPSCDGGAFA, from the coding sequence GTGGCGACGCAGCCGGTCATCGAGGTCAGGGATCTGAGAAAGTCGTTCGGCGACCACGAGGTCCTGAAGGGCGTGAGTCTCAGCGTCGACGACGGGCAGACGCTCGTCGTGCTGGGGCCCTCCGGCTGCGGCAAGAGCGTGCTCCTCAAACACATCATCGGGCTCATGAAGCCCGACAGCGGCACGATATTCTTCGAGGGACAGGACATCACGGAGATGGACCATCGGGAGCTCTCGAAGATCAGAACAGGCTTCGGCATGGTCTTTCAGGGCGCGGCGCTCTTTGATTCGATGACGGTCGGCGAGAACGTCGGGCTTCCGCTCAGGGAACATCGAGGGATGAGAGATCCCGAACTCTCGAGGATCGTGGAGGAGAAGCTCGGACTCGTCGGGCTCGAGGGCATCTCGACTCTGTATCCTTCGGAGATATCGGGCGGTATGAAGAAGCGTGTCGCGCTCGCGAGGGCCGTCGCGCTCGACCCGGACGTTATCCTCTACGACGAGCCGACGACAGGTCTCGACCCGGTCATGGCGGAGCAGATCAACGAGCTCATCAGGTCGATCCAGAAGAAGGTCAACGCGACGTCGATCGTCGTCACGCACGATCTTCACAGCGCCTGCTTCACGGGCGACCGCGTCGCCCTCATGACCGAGGGGGCGATCGCGTTCTCGGGCACGACCGACGAGCTGACGACGACCGATAACCCGGCGGTGAGGAACTTCATCGCCAGAGGACACCCGGAGCGATCGAGAAGCTGGACCGACGGGCCGAGCTGCGACGGAGGCGCGTTCGCCTAG
- a CDS encoding MCE family protein, with the protein MKEHENEFRVGVTLTIAGVILVVGMLWLAGFKFNDEQYNLSFVFPEVAGLGQGDKVTVAGLDAGEVLNLELLPDGRVAVDVEIEPHIRIPVDSRISVASYGLIGSKVVQVRPGQSDEVLEPGATAEGIYDKGLGDVVSEMGEALTEIRSVLAAADELLSDEEGRALVRESLENANEATGSLKLAVEDLRIASADLREFIDEKRDPAASTIDSLEVASAGLVQVSRELQTVSTSLDSIISRVERGEGTLGRLVTDEAAHDEFLAAVREVRLLVEEIKRNPKSFVKFSLF; encoded by the coding sequence ATGAAGGAACACGAGAACGAGTTCAGGGTTGGCGTGACGCTCACCATCGCCGGCGTCATTCTCGTGGTGGGGATGCTGTGGCTCGCCGGTTTCAAGTTCAACGACGAGCAGTACAACCTGAGCTTCGTCTTCCCCGAGGTGGCGGGCCTGGGCCAGGGCGACAAGGTGACCGTCGCAGGTCTGGATGCCGGTGAGGTGCTCAACCTCGAGCTTCTCCCGGACGGCCGTGTCGCCGTCGACGTCGAGATCGAACCGCACATCCGGATACCCGTGGACTCGCGTATCAGCGTGGCAAGCTACGGTCTCATCGGCAGCAAGGTCGTCCAGGTGCGACCCGGGCAGAGCGACGAGGTGCTCGAGCCCGGTGCTACGGCCGAGGGCATCTACGACAAGGGCCTCGGCGATGTCGTCAGCGAGATGGGAGAGGCTCTCACCGAGATCCGCTCGGTGCTCGCCGCGGCCGATGAGCTTCTGTCGGACGAGGAGGGACGAGCGCTCGTCCGAGAGTCGCTCGAGAACGCCAACGAAGCCACGGGAAGTCTGAAGCTCGCCGTCGAGGACCTCAGAATCGCGTCGGCCGACCTTCGTGAGTTCATCGACGAGAAGCGCGACCCGGCCGCATCGACGATCGACTCGCTCGAGGTCGCCTCGGCCGGTCTGGTGCAGGTGTCGCGGGAGCTTCAGACCGTGTCGACCTCGCTCGACTCGATCATCTCCCGTGTCGAGCGCGGCGAGGGGACGCTCGGGCGGCTGGTGACCGACGAGGCAGCGCACGATGAGTTCCTGGCCGCCGTGCGGGAGGTCCGCCTCCTCGTCGAGGAGATCAAGCGGAACCCGAAGAGCTTCGTGAAGTTCTCGCTGTTCTAG